TCGAGCTTTTGAAcccaaatatgttttttttttattttgttaattttctgtaaaattttcaaaactcgccaaaaacttcaaaaatctctaatattttgaaaagcttttagAGAGCTTTATCGAATATTGAAGAAACTTCTGAcagaaaattgttgaaatttggTGAAATTTTGAAGACAATTTAGctttgaatttatttgaaaaacaaaaagcttTTTGAGCTTTTCATAGTAGAAATAAAaccttgatttttaaataaaactcttgccaaaaattgaaattgagtgaaacttttaaatttagctTTGAAACGCTTTTGATATCATAAAAATCTTTTTGAGCTTTTCCCGAGCtttgaactattttttaattttatgtggTTTTTCCGCGCAGTTGCTTTGGCacattttttgagtaaaataaaagcatatttgtatgtatataagtgtgtaaaaatataaatttggaaattatttgtatgtatgtacatacataatatatatagtataataatgTAAACATGTCATTCTTACCCCAATAGGTTAGCCGCTTTTTCTTGATATGTACCAGCAtcccaaaaactttttttggaattcctcactatgtatatgtataaaaaatgtgtatttgtgtgtttatTGTTGGCAACTGTGTATAAATACTATATTGTACACTATATGCAAATACGAGTACTgtattggaattaaaaattataaattttttctttcaaatttaaaatggtTCATCAGACTGTGTTTCTCTAAAAACTGGCTGTCATTCGCAGAAAAAGCTCAAGCTATttttagacaaatttacaagtacaataaaaacaataaagcacaTATTGAAGTTTTGGATTGTAGCGTAAGCTTTTTTGTGTCGgtatattttaagcaaaataaagCTTTTGCTTTTACTTTGCAAATTACATAATAATTTCGGATGattcctttaatttttataagctacaataattaacttttttgccatttttggtATACATAAGTGCATTCGCGTGAAATGTCTGTGATTAATTGGCTAATAGTTGtggcatattttaatttatataaatttatatttttaattttttgtttttagttttttctttgtaaacttttttcactttcaaaatAACGGCTTCGTTTCAAAAACAATGCATATGTAATCAATTATGCACTAAcgcatttttcaattaatttttcaatattttaattcaatatttttaatagctaccatttgtagttgtttttatcaatttaattttttaaagtgaaGTGAAGAGCAGGCAATtagtaacttttttaaatagttgcaattaataagcgaaaaaattaatttttccaacttttttaaaaaaacttaactaAACTTAAAGCTTTCAACATAACCAAGGttcgttcataattttaaatgattttctgTTGTTGAATATTATTATAACTCAGTATGTATGCAAAGTTGAAAAAAACGAATAAACTTTGAAATCTGTACCAAAAGCAGCACTGCTGGATCGAAATAAACAAGGAATTAAAGCTAACCAATACaaactttagaatattttttatttatttacacccAAAATGCTTTAAAGCTTTGAAAGCTTGCACGTGTTTTTTAAAGATAAACAATTAACGCATTTCAAAGTCTAAGTTAAATAAGCTATAAAAGCTCCGAAAGCTCCAGAAAATTTTATGAGTAATTTTAAAAAGCAAAGTTGAAAGAGGAATGATAATCAGCTAACCAATACaaactttagaatattttttatttatttacacccAAAATGCTTTAAAGCTTTGAAAGCTTGCACGTGTTTTTTTAAGATAAACAATTAACGCATTGTGTAAACAATTAACGCATTTCAAAGTCTAAGTTAAATAAGCTATAAAAGCTCCGAAAGCTCCAGAAAATTTTATGAGTAATTTTAAAAAGCAAAGTTGAAAGAGGAATGATAATCAGCTTTGAAATCTGTATCAAAAGCTCTTCAGAACCAGCACTGCTGGATCGAAGTAAGCAAAGAATTTTGCAAAGCTAACCAATAccaacttttttgtattttttaactatttacacccaaaatgctttaaaagcatgcacgtatttttttaaataacttatcataaaaatttctttcataatttaatataaggTTATGTAAATTATGTAAACAACTACAAAGCTCCGAAAGCTCCCGAGCGTTTTTTTACATTAACTTATCagtaaaatttcaaagttttcatgaaagactataaaaaaattaacataattcaaaaactattctcAGAAAGACATCAAAAAGCTCACGAAAGCTTACTTGCTTTTTCAGCATAAAATACTTAATGTTTTGCGAAAATTCATCAGcaaaactatatttatatagtttataataaattttttgtaaaaattattaaatttcaaaagctGAAGCAGTTTATTGTGTATCagctttcaaaattaaaaaatattaaaaactttactCATATGCTTTGTTGTCAATGTCTATTTAAGTAAAAACTTTTTGTATAGCCAAAGTATCAGCTTATTAATAACTATCTGCAGTTAAATGACAACATTCCAAGTGCTGCTAATTGCTTGCTCAACACTgtactaaaaatttattactttgtttttctcttttttcataCAACTCGCGCTATTTAACGAATATGGTTTCATTCTCAGAACTacatatacaataaattttgtatgtttttaatatcaatatttttatgaattattttttcaattaaaatgattttcatatttgttcAGCTACTCAACGTTACTCGTAGCTAAAAATGTGCTGCTGAGgcactatatttttatttttttgtgattaaaatacttagaaatatatgtatatgtatgtaagtatgtatacccATATGCTATTTGTTATGGAATTTATGTGGGTGTGTGATTGAATGAGCTTTCTGGACATGTTGTAAAAGgataaaagtaaaaactaattttcaaattattattttttttatttttcattttcaaattatttatttatttttttttcattttcaaaatattattattttttgtaattattgttatttttgtttatttttttcaaataataataattattttaattattataatttttatttatttattttttattttacttattattcaataagattttataattattatattttcattatttagtttattttatttttttttaataaatatatacatatatactatatatgcatatttcttaattttcttatttatctatatttttttatttattttatgatttatattttattttaattatttcttgaaaagaaaaacatgttatttaattcacttttttttactagtttcactattttttcgttttaatttttaattttcattttataattttttttcattttattattttttttatttttcattctcaattttgttttttttcaaattattattttttttaattattgttatatttgtttatttttttttactttacttattattcaatgtgattttataattattaaattttcattaattaattaactttattttttttattaaatatgtatgcatatttcttaattttcttatttatataaattatttttattttatgatttatagttatattttaaataattaaattattacaaaaaaatatgtttttaaattcactGGTCATTTGGTTAATTATTCAACTCCAGTTATCCCAAAAAGTATGCGACAGTACcagcaataataatattttggagatgtccgcttaatagagtgTCCACTTAACAGAGAGTCCGTTTAATAGAACTTccgttttataaaaataaaaaaacaaaaaaattttaataattttccaacttttatgaatataaaatttaattacatgcCTCAAAATTTCACAGGAATGCTTTAAgccaaaacatattttcaagggcgctcgaaaatatatttatatttgaaatctcACACTTTTTAAaccaatttgaaaagttttctttaCTTTTACCCTTAAAACTCTGGCCAGTTTTGCTCACTTCTTTTACATTCcttgatattttttcatatttctattaaacagtgtttttaatttttattttgcaaaacatgCAATATGTATCTACTCAAATATTTcgattatttgtttgtataagAGTTAGTATGAGAACCTTGtactacatttatatataatatttcatattttttacaatatactTGCTATCTTCCATATGTTTCGTTATAatagttttacaaaaattagaCCAGGAagcattcgaaaatgttttcaatacagaaaataaagttaaatgcaTGTTATAAAACACTGGAAGCATCACATATTTGGTCTGTGCGAAATCAATGCAGGTTTTAACGAATTAGGGTGGCCcaattaattaaacttcttgtagaaactgttttttttttcgttgctaaaatatgttttttgtgaattatttggtttcaggaaaaataaaattatataaatttttttatttcaaacccttctaatatttatttagtttaaaaaaaattaaattaaataatatttaataaaaaattttattttcagcagTAGTTTTACTTAATATGATTTATATATCAAATCAGACCTGTTTCAAACCACTCATATTTAGTTCAATTTCAAGGCTTCAAAGGCATTTTTATAGTTATTAAGTCGGTAATTTATGTGCGAGGAATGTCttttccaattttataaaaatttatgaaaaattgaaatttgtataatacATAAAAGTAATTAgccaaaatgcaataaaaatgtgtaaaattataaatatacataattatgtatatacatattttttgctgtaaaatttttttattaccgtatatacatacaatgtacatatgtgtgtacatacatatgtaagtacgtcagcaaatatttgttgaaaaaagtaatatttcgaTCAAATATTTCTAAGAATACTCGCGTAGTATCGTTTTTGATGTTCGTAGAaacaaaattatacataaaagagttttcgaataaaaaacgttcgaaaaaaattttgaaagaaaaatttcgaataaaaatttttcgaacaaaaaattttcgaataagaaacgttcgattaaaaaaaattttgaattcaaatttttcgaataaaaaaattttaaacaaaaaatgttcgaataaaaaaattttaaataaaaaatgttcaaataaaaaatattttgaaaaacagaaAATCTGAAAACAATTTCGAATGAAATGTAAATAGTACATAAAAAGATTAACGAGTAAAAttcgaatattaaaattttcgaacaaaaaagtgtaataattttatgaatgcccgtttcaattttaaaatctcATTAAATATGTGGTTAAAGAattgcatacacatatgtatcagGCTTTTCGAACAAAACAATTTCGAATAAAAAGGTAGAACAGTGTTTACTTCCGTAATTTTTTATCGTATTCGTAGAAACAATACTTTacataacaaatttttcagaaaaaagctcaataaaatatatttcgaatataaaatatttcgaaaaaaattcgaaacacCATTCCGAATGTACCgcaaattttacataaaaagaaaaattcaaataaattaagtgTAATCATTTTCTGAGTACTCGTTTCAATTTTAAAGTCGCATTAAATATGAGACTTTTCGTACAAAAcaatttcgaataaaaattgTAGACCagtgcttatacatacatacatactcgcgTAATTTCTCTTTTCACATTCGTAGaaacaatattttacataaagaatttttgttttgaatctaaaaatatttcgaacaacaaatatttcgaacaaaaaatatttcgaaaaaaatttcgaatacaAGAAGAATACAAGGTAAATTGTACTGAAAAATggttgattaaaaatatttcatatacacAAATTTTCGATTATAGGAATTTTTATGAACACTGGTTAGAATTCGTATCAAATATTTAGAGCAAGAATATTACGAATAACAAAAATTTGGTATTGAAACTATTCgaacaaacaaattttgaataaaaaagcagaacagtttttttatgaatacTTGCGTAATGTACTTTTTAATATTCGTAGAAACAAAACTTTGCCTAAAagaaggaaaatttaaaaatttatatacatatatgtaattcgtttacaaagtttatgcaaacaaagtttataaaaaatatttcgaaaaaaaaatttactaaaagataaattttacattaaataatgtGTCGAAGAAAGCtttcactaaaattaaaaatttttcattaaaaacatgttcgaagaaaagaaatttcgaaaatacaaattttcgaaaaaaatttcatttaaaataaggcaactacatatttttttttgaatacgcattttaatttaaaattcgtaTGAAACATTTAGCTCAAAAAGCttcgaatattaaaataataaaaaaatatcaataaaaattgtaaatcttTCTATGAGCACTGGTTTCAATCTCAAATTCGTATATCAAATATCAAAGTATCagaaatttttctaataaaaaaaaaattgattatttaagttttcgaacaaacaaaaaataagaaatgattttttattcgctttcacgtaatagcctttttttatattaaaatattttgttttcacataATCTGCATGAATAAagtaagaaataaattataaattgtaaataatttttaattttaatcaatGCTGTCTTAAAGCTTCACTCCcaagttttcgaaaaatatatctattttaaaaactgataTTTTGCTTATCaattataacaaattattaaaaaatatgcacaaatttacatataaaacttttcacagacaaacaaaaaactttcaataaaaagaataatcgtttttttgtaaatatttacgcTTTCtagtcttatttttttattttttaatttttaaatacttttttttacgcTTTACGTTTTTGtagaataaatataattatataataaattattaaacacATGCACAATTTACACTTACTtacttaattttgtttgttgtgcTCGGGACTTTGGAAAAAATAGCACCttaccaaaaataattaaaaataataataaaaaaaataaataattacaaatatacGCATTACATGGCATCACATGTGTattggtatacatacatacgtgcttggactttataaattaaatagaaaaattgtatagaaggcaataaatatatatgtttgtatataaaatagaaaacacTTATAAACATATTTGGCTTTATCATAAATGTTGAAGGACGATAAGTGCAGAGAATTTCCTAGACGCATTAATATTGAGCTTACAAATGCTTGCGAGGCGCTTAGAAAAGAATAATTAAGCTAAGTAGCGCTGCAAAGGCTGCTATTTAAAGCCAAAACACATACAACAATTTTAGGTTatgcagaatttttaaatttataatgcgTATTTGACTATTTATTACCATTATTTCTGCATGAACCAAGACTAAATATGATGATAATTTAATACTTTTCAACCCAAACTTTGAAATCACAacttttggcattttattttttcttctaaaattaaaattgaaaaaaaattcaacagcaTTATTTCGCTGTTACATATATCACTAATTTAGCGCGCCCTTTTCAATACTAAACATTTGTAGTCAACACCTAGCAATCAAAAAACATCAcatatttctaaccaaaaaaaaagcatacataacctaaaaaattCCTTCATTTATCGTCTTTCTTTGTGTTAATATCAACGCATTCACATTATACATGTATACTTCTGTAGTGTAGTGTAGTTATTTTCAGCAAAGGGAGGAATGTTCACCATTTCCAGCTAAAATGTTTCCAACAAATTGTGTCAGCgaaattttcgttttcatttaaCGACACTTGCTTTTCTTAAAACCGAAAAATTACAGCTATTTGCACAAAATGCTttcaacacaaacaaaaacgtACAGCAATTTACTTGGCCTCCATACTGCCAGGTGTGGCGGAGAGTGCCATTTTCGACAGCGTAGCCAAGGAACGTTTGGAAGTATCCGAAGTGTCGGAGAACAGGCGGCGGAAGCTgaaaggaaattaaataaaaatattataatatagaatagaaataagaaatattatataaaaacatcatattatataaaaaaagtatagaTAATATATTAAGCATTAagaaatatcttttaaaatatttaattttagtggACACTAcagtgtttaaataaaaaaatcttattgAGCTTAAAAATatacgtaaaaaaataaattgtataaatataagcattaaaaacaaaaattgtatatataacaGACGCCGGAAACTGAAAAAATTCGCATGACAATTTCAGACCATTAATAATTAAAcaatactttatattaaaataaaaacaatataaatattagatgaataaaagaataaaattaaaagaaggttattaaataaaataataatatatgtatgtatgtatgtatataataattatatttaaggtTTTAAGGATGCGGtagaaatattgttaaaattttattttcaaacaaaaaatatgatgattataaaaaatgcttaagtatcaaaaatatatgtacatattacaatatttataaataacagGCGGTCGAAGCTGAAACATTTAGCAcaactattttataatattaataagtaaacaatattttacattaaaataaaaatagaaaaataattttaaacccAAGTACCGgtttaaaaaaaacgaataccgttttgaaaagttaaaaaaaaataatcctaaGTTTATGGTTgaaattagaaaacaaaaaatgtttttggtaaattcaattttaaacccAATTtcgctaaaaattaaaatttagtctaaaatattgttgaaaatttttttagttcaaaatgttgggaaattttgagtaattttgccaaaaatattttaatggtgTGAAttgaacaattgaaaaaaatgttaatcccAAGAACCGGTTTAAAAGAACCCAATACCGGtttgaaaagttaaaataaagaaaatatttaacccTAAGTTTAtagttgaaatttgaaaatttttttggtcaattaaattttaaacttttaaacccaaattctcaaaaatttaaaaatataataaaaaaattttaaaaattaaaaaaaaaaattttaaaaataaacatttaaaaaatatatacaaatctaacatttaaaaaaatacataaattaaaaaaaaatttaattaaataaaaataaataaaaatcaaataaaaaaaaattaatttaaaccaaaatattctcgaaaatttaatttttaattcaaaatgttgcgaaattttcagttattttttgttaatattgtaatttaattatatttcattatatttatgggggaattataataaaaaaaacaaaaagtgttttttcttattaacaAAGCTATACCTCTCAAAtaagtgcatatatatgtatgtatatgtacatatccatGTATGcgaattgtgaaaatttttagtatttccgcagatgtgcatatatacatacatatgtatgtatgtacatagctttTTAGTCGAAagtaactttttaaatttttttacaaatttctgaagtatgtacataccttaaccgattttcttggaatttaATGAGAGGTTTTTCAATATATACCTTTATCTTACTAACTATTAgctttaacaaataaataattttaaaaaaagctattTACACTAAATACATATTACTATAATAAAAAACTCAGAaaagtaaatcaaaaaaaaacaaagaaacaaaaaagtcaacaatatttgttttaataaatagcattttttataaatagttattgttttaataaaaagtattttttaaaatagcattttttataaatagtttttttttaataaataatttttttaattctttttcaattagcagaaaaaaaagaaaatagtaaattgttttaataaatagcattagtatttttttttaataaatagtatttttttaataaatataattttttttaataaaatacaaattttttaacggtatttttttataaatactattttttccAAACATTCACAATTtcgcaaaaacaaagaaattgcgaataagcaaaatatttttttttttgtttcagatggaTTGGACAATACCAATCGTTAGAAGTATAGGCTTATGGTTTTTTCAATAGCTTATAACTTTTTGAGTATCAAATTTTCTTCACTGTTTTATGTGTTGCTAaaacatgaataaataaatagcttattaataaaatgcaaattaatagtaaaaatatttgttatggtTTTTTTATAGCCCCTCAAATTCAGGCCTCTAGAGTTGAATACTCGTACCCTTCTAATATTTTATCTATTATATTATGTGTTATTACTAGATTTTTGAATTGGCTTAGTAGTGCTTCCATATTTCTTAACGGTACTAACAATTTTCGTATGCCGGATTCACTGCTCTTCTTCCAGGGAGCATCGTCTGGCTCATACGGTAGAGGTCCTTGTACTGGTGCATCATGGTCAGGTGgcctaaaaacaataaataaatacacaggactatataatacaaattctaaaaaaaaaaaacgtgaagTTGCAAAGCTAcacaataaacacacacatatgcgcatACGAGGAAAACAATGCAATCAAAAagagaaaaactgaaaaactaaAAGCTAAACAAACACTAAAATGAGAATAGAAGACCTTTTAAATGCACACAATAGCTGTAAGGCGCTATGCAGGTAGCGACACTTGACGCCACTCAAGCGCAACAACTACCACACCCACACAGCGCACAATCACTTCTGTactaacgcacacacacacgcgcaaaaCTATACGCTTTGTACTCACGTGCCACACACAGCGCCTTCTTGCGCCTCTTGTGATTCCTCATCCACATCATCATCCTCGTCGTCATAATCATACGAACTTGAATCACCACCACCGCTACCGCCGGCACCACCGACCGCTGTCGTTTTGGCATTACTAGGTTTGAGTGCCTTCAACTCTTCGGTCAAATTGTCAACAGTGGTGATTAATTCGTCACGTTCACAAATTAACTCCTTCAACTGTAGCGTTGTGTAACGCGGACGATTCGGATCGTTGGGGTCGTCGCTGCATGATTTCACCAAATCCTCATTCTCCTTCTCAGCCAAACCGAGTTGCTTGCGTAATTGATTAATGTCACGATATTGGTCCTGCAGTTGGGCGAGAAAGTCGGCGCGCTCCTCGCACAACGTCTTCACCTGCGACTGCAACATTTTGCGTCGACGGTGTGCATCGCGTCCAGACGATTTCAAGCGATCCATTTGTATGTGCAGCTGTAAggcaaaaaaagaagaaataacaaaaattaaataaaagtcgCATTGCAAAGGATGTTATACAAAAGGAGTGGACGGGGGTAGAGAAAAAGCACGGGAAATGCAAACaagcataaaaacaaacacctacacacacatgcatgcgcATGGAAAAAAGCAATTCTATTGAGTTGTTGCAAAACTTTTCAAGTTAAGGCAACGACAACGTTGCTGCATAGGCAGCTGCAAATAATTGGCAACGAGTTGATTAAATTAGCCAAAGTTAACGAgcgttaaatacattttatgatGACCTGAATAATGGAAAAATCAGCATACTTCGCCGAAGTAATTAATTTGCTGCAAAACTTGTTATGGGTAAGgagtattaagaaaaaaacgttaacccTGGAATACCCTTCATATATACAAACGATTCCATACGAGTACCTTATTTTGAGcggacagtttgtatggcagctataagataTAGTGCatcgaacaatttcttcgtaccGTTGTACCGTTATCTTGGACAATAAACCTTGCCAAATATCGTGAAGAACTCCTGGCATACAAAAAGGTTTCAATAGAAGCACTAGATTTTGATTagacagtttgtatggaagtttTATGAAGCAGTAGTCCGTTaacggcggttccgacaaatgagcaacccCTTTAGGAAAAAAGgaagtgtacaaaatttcagatcgatatcccaAAAATTAAGGGCCTAATTCGCGAATATACAGTCGGACGGTCAGATAGAGAGAGATGGCTAAAtaaactcagctcgtcatgcagatcatttaaataaatactggGAGGCTCTCCTACCATTCCTTTTGGATgcacttcatggcaaacttaatataccctgttcagggtataataagctGTAATTCAATTGTGTACAGTGATTGGCTTTAAACGGTTAATgagtttatttaagaaaattacctAATTTACTAtatcatttatataataatgtgagttatcttaagtATTTCGCAAAGATTTTCTACGAAACGCAAAACAGACCGGCGGTTACGCCAAAAGTATTACTTTAGCATCTAGAGAAATATTGTGTCACTTTGCAGCTGAGTTCATAACCCCTAAGCACTGAAAATACCagtgaaagttttcaaaaattttccccCGACGCCctgtatgttgttgttataatgATATTTTGCGGTACAACACTTACATTTTCGatttcgccatatttttccTGCAGTTCGTGCTCCTTTTCTTTCAGCTCGTCACGTTGTTTGTAGATTTGTTCCTTTAAGCGTTGCAACACTTGCGTATCGGTTAGCGCAGCATTCAACTCATTATTTGTAATGCTAATGATGCTCTCGGTCAAACTAGCGCCTAAGCCGGAAGAGTGTGCGGAAGATGATTGC
The DNA window shown above is from Bactrocera tryoni isolate S06 chromosome 4, CSIRO_BtryS06_freeze2, whole genome shotgun sequence and carries:
- the LOC120775411 gene encoding RILP-like protein homolog, which gives rise to MPGFHINEMGEMVLDAIDDIAVVDVYDLATDIGKEYERIIDRYGTDAVTGIMPKIINTLELLEALATKNERENATIQELREKIAQLESEKSEKAEYRRRFEREMEVLEEQWRTETNELVEMVQTLQDENKRLAKQTQDLQSSSAHSSGLGASLTESIISITNNELNAALTDTQVLQRLKEQIYKQRDELKEKEHELQEKYGEIENLHIQMDRLKSSGRDAHRRRKMLQSQVKTLCEERADFLAQLQDQYRDINQLRKQLGLAEKENEDLVKSCSDDPNDPNRPRYTTLQLKELICERDELITTVDNLTEELKALKPSNAKTTAVGGAGGSGGGDSSSYDYDDEDDDVDEESQEAQEGAVCGTPPDHDAPVQGPLPYEPDDAPWKKSSESGIRKFFRRLFSDTSDTSKRSLATLSKMALSATPGSMEAK